The following coding sequences are from one Pseudonocardia sp. EC080619-01 window:
- a CDS encoding glutathione S-transferase family protein: MATEQDSGEFVRGPLGVAERITADGSSPWPVAAGRYRLVGARACPWANRAIITRRLLGLEDAISLGIAGPLHDERSWRFHLDPGGVDPVLGIEYLREAYETAVPGYDGGVTVPAMVDVGSGAVATNSYADLEYDLATQWREHHRPGAPDLWPAAHRDEIESLGEGIFHDVNNGVYKCGFATSQRAYERAYRALWERLDALSERLSTRRFLVGDTITQADVRLWVTLVRFDAVYHGHFKANRHKLTELPVLWAYARDLFGTPGFGDTIDFEQIKQHYYGVHTSVNPSGVVPLGPDPSGWLTPHGREELGGRPFGDGTPPGPPPAGERVPAVG; this comes from the coding sequence GTCGCGGCGGGCCGGTACCGGCTGGTCGGGGCACGGGCCTGCCCGTGGGCCAACCGGGCGATCATCACCCGGCGGCTCCTCGGCCTGGAGGACGCGATCTCGCTGGGCATCGCGGGCCCGCTGCACGACGAGCGCAGCTGGCGCTTCCACCTCGATCCCGGCGGGGTCGACCCGGTGCTCGGCATCGAGTACCTGCGCGAGGCCTACGAGACGGCGGTCCCCGGCTACGACGGCGGCGTCACCGTCCCGGCGATGGTCGACGTCGGCTCCGGCGCGGTCGCGACCAACTCCTACGCCGACCTCGAGTACGACCTGGCCACCCAGTGGCGGGAGCACCACCGCCCCGGCGCCCCGGACCTGTGGCCCGCCGCCCACCGCGACGAGATCGAGAGCCTGGGCGAGGGGATCTTCCACGACGTCAACAACGGCGTCTACAAGTGCGGGTTCGCCACCTCGCAGCGCGCCTACGAGCGGGCCTACCGCGCGTTGTGGGAGCGCCTCGACGCGCTGTCGGAGCGGCTGTCGACGCGTCGCTTCCTGGTCGGGGACACGATCACCCAGGCCGACGTCCGGCTGTGGGTGACGCTGGTCCGCTTCGACGCCGTCTACCACGGCCACTTCAAGGCGAACCGGCACAAGCTGACCGAGCTGCCGGTGCTGTGGGCCTACGCCCGGGACCTCTTCGGGACGCCCGGGTTCGGCGACACGATCGACTTCGAGCAGATCAAGCAGCACTACTACGGCGTGCACACCTCGGTGAACCCGTCCGGGGTCGTGCCGCTCGGCCCCGACCCCTCGGGCTGGCTCACCCCGCACGGCCGCGAGGAGCTGGGCGGGCGCCCGTTCGGTGACGGCACCCCGCCCGGCCCGCCGCCCGCGGGGGAGCGCGTGCCGGCCGTCGGCTGA